A part of Nitrospirota bacterium genomic DNA contains:
- a CDS encoding prepilin-type N-terminal cleavage/methylation domain-containing protein — translation MKLDRTGFTLLELIIVLFLITLMLGLSSVFFANTLPTGRFNATAREIAATMRQAKHLAQRNGEKQIVIINMDAKSYGMEGQTGKTLPSGIFFKIIDPLAGELTRGSYPIAFQATGSTEGGTVILWNNARVARIDIDPVAGAVIIR, via the coding sequence ATGAAACTCGACAGAACCGGCTTTACACTGCTTGAACTGATAATTGTGCTCTTCCTGATTACGCTCATGCTTGGCCTCTCTTCGGTTTTTTTTGCAAATACACTCCCGACCGGCAGATTTAATGCAACGGCAAGAGAAATTGCAGCCACCATGCGGCAGGCTAAACATCTTGCACAGCGTAACGGAGAAAAGCAGATCGTCATAATAAATATGGACGCAAAGAGCTATGGCATGGAAGGACAGACCGGAAAAACCCTGCCATCCGGAATATTCTTCAAAATAATAGACCCGCTGGCAGGTGAACTTACACGCGGCAGCTACCCTATCGCCTTCCAGGCGACAGGGAGCACCGAAGGCGGAACAGTCATTCTCTGGAATAACGCCAGGGTGGCACGAATAGATATAGACCCTGTTGCAGGTGCCGTGATAATTCGATAG
- the gspE gene encoding type II secretion system ATPase GspE has protein sequence MLTTADSALKRPFINSEDLPKVPFVLIAISPRFIRENMVIPLELKQNVLKVAMADPDDRETIDALRVATSAEIRVFAADRRALGEYIAKFYGQESQDINKIVEDMGEKGFEFVREDEEDIGHLKDLASEAPIIRLVNLLITRAVEGRASDIHIEPFDDELKVRYRIDGVLHDAESTPKKLQAAIISRIKIMAKLNIAERRLPQDGRIRLKVGEKEVDLRVSTIPILHGESVVMRILHKEGITIDLALLGFPPKMLIQFQQLIGKPNGIILVTGPTGSGKTTTLYGALDKINSPEKKIITVEDPVEYQLKGINQIQVKPQIGLNFSNTLRHIVRQDPDIIMIGEIRDLETAEIAIQSALTGHMVFSSLHTNDAPSALTRLLDMGVESFLLSSTIRGVLAQRLVRLICPSCKETDPSTADREELLKLGIERETSLYRGAGCEQCAHTGYFGRAGIFELLIIDDDIRKLGLKNADSNQIRAMARQHGMKTLLEDGAEKIRAGITTLSEVLRVTQET, from the coding sequence ATGTTGACCACAGCAGATTCTGCCTTAAAAAGACCATTTATTAACAGTGAAGACCTCCCAAAAGTGCCGTTCGTGCTTATTGCCATATCTCCCCGCTTTATTCGCGAAAACATGGTTATTCCCCTGGAATTGAAGCAAAACGTGCTGAAAGTGGCAATGGCAGACCCTGATGACCGGGAGACCATAGATGCCCTCAGGGTCGCAACGTCTGCAGAAATCCGGGTCTTTGCGGCTGACCGCAGGGCCCTTGGTGAATATATAGCCAAATTCTATGGTCAGGAATCGCAGGATATAAACAAGATTGTGGAAGATATGGGGGAAAAGGGGTTCGAGTTCGTCAGGGAAGATGAAGAGGATATCGGACATCTGAAGGATCTTGCTTCAGAGGCCCCCATCATACGGCTTGTGAACCTTCTAATAACCAGAGCGGTCGAGGGACGCGCAAGCGATATCCATATAGAACCGTTCGATGATGAATTAAAGGTCAGGTACCGCATCGATGGCGTATTGCACGATGCAGAATCCACCCCCAAGAAACTGCAGGCCGCAATCATTTCAAGGATCAAGATCATGGCAAAATTGAATATTGCGGAAAGAAGGCTGCCGCAGGACGGACGCATACGACTTAAGGTGGGAGAAAAAGAGGTGGATCTTAGGGTATCCACCATACCGATCCTTCATGGTGAAAGCGTTGTCATGAGAATTCTTCACAAAGAAGGCATAACAATAGACCTGGCACTTCTCGGTTTTCCGCCAAAGATGCTCATACAATTTCAGCAGCTGATCGGAAAGCCCAATGGGATCATCCTGGTAACCGGCCCTACGGGAAGCGGGAAGACGACTACTCTCTATGGAGCTCTGGATAAGATCAATTCACCCGAAAAAAAAATAATCACGGTTGAGGACCCGGTTGAATATCAACTCAAGGGAATCAATCAGATCCAGGTCAAACCGCAGATAGGCCTTAATTTTTCGAATACGCTCAGACATATTGTCAGGCAGGACCCTGACATCATTATGATAGGCGAGATCAGAGATCTCGAAACTGCCGAAATCGCCATCCAGTCAGCATTGACCGGTCATATGGTATTTTCGTCCCTGCATACAAATGATGCACCGAGCGCTCTCACGAGGCTCCTTGATATGGGTGTTGAAAGTTTTCTTCTGTCATCTACAATCAGGGGGGTGCTTGCGCAGAGACTCGTAAGGCTAATATGCCCTTCCTGCAAGGAGACAGACCCTTCAACCGCTGACAGAGAAGAGCTCTTGAAACTCGGGATCGAGAGGGAGACTTCACTGTACAGAGGCGCAGGGTGTGAGCAGTGTGCTCATACCGGCTATTTCGGCAGGGCCGGCATATTTGAACTCCTGATTATTGACGACGACATCCGAAAACTTGGGTTGAAAAATGCTGATTCAAATCAGATAAGAGCTATGGCCAGACAGCATGGGATGAAGACCCTTCTGGAAGATGGCGCTGAAAAAATCAGGGCGGGGATCACTACCCTGAGCGAAGTACTCAGGGTAACACAGGAGACATAA
- a CDS encoding prepilin-type N-terminal cleavage/methylation domain-containing protein, with translation MKPNRQKRYPVFSSTDRGFTLLEVLVALVLLSIALAAIFELFSANLKGIVKSDDISHAVILAESKMREILDSETLAERVWTESTGNGYRIDAVVRRTESDRTKNLQIELLEISLTVFWSKGSKERTFNLKTLKMVKKQI, from the coding sequence ATGAAACCCAACAGACAAAAAAGATATCCTGTATTCAGCAGTACTGACAGAGGATTTACCCTTCTCGAAGTACTTGTTGCCCTGGTACTGCTGAGCATTGCATTAGCTGCTATTTTTGAACTCTTCTCGGCAAATCTGAAAGGGATAGTGAAGTCGGATGATATATCCCATGCCGTTATCCTGGCAGAATCAAAGATGAGAGAGATCCTCGATAGCGAGACCCTGGCAGAGCGCGTCTGGACTGAGTCAACGGGGAATGGCTACCGAATAGATGCTGTTGTGAGAAGGACTGAAAGTGACAGGACGAAAAATCTTCAGATTGAACTGCTTGAGATCAGCCTGACGGTCTTCTGGTCTAAGGGCTCAAAAGAAAGGACTTTTAACCTCAAAACCCTGAAGATGGTGAAGAAACAGATATGA
- a CDS encoding type II secretion system F family protein — MPIFSYRATTPDGQIVEGVIEAADEPTAINRLKNSGIIPLKIGASSEGTKRKLSFRSSKGDMLTFTTELSALLSAGLPIDRSLNMLAEISEGKEMKVVIQSILKSIREGSSFSDALQKHPKMFSKLYINMIRAGEVGGVLDVVLDKLNEFLESSRELKEHIFSAMIYPAILLITGGFSIIILLVYVLPKFSIIFSEMGASLPLPTRALIKFSIIMKSYWWIILLSAVAGWVAFRNYMRSADGRHRWDAFKLRLIGDVIVKLETARFTRTLGTLLKSGVPLLQALKNAKDIINNQVIALTIDAVTKGAKEGKGIAGPLSNANVFPPLALSMIKVGEETGQLDTMLLKVASTYEKGLKTAMKRFIGFLEPALILGMGLIIGFIVLSMLMGIFSMTDLPL, encoded by the coding sequence GTGCCCATTTTTTCGTACAGGGCCACCACCCCGGACGGCCAAATTGTTGAAGGTGTAATAGAAGCTGCTGATGAACCGACTGCAATTAACAGGCTGAAAAACTCAGGTATTATCCCCTTAAAAATCGGCGCCTCATCCGAAGGCACCAAAAGAAAGTTATCGTTCAGGTCGTCAAAGGGCGATATGCTGACATTCACTACAGAGCTTTCCGCACTGTTGAGTGCAGGCTTGCCGATTGACAGATCCCTTAATATGCTCGCTGAGATATCTGAAGGCAAAGAGATGAAAGTCGTCATCCAGTCTATCCTCAAATCGATCAGGGAGGGCAGTTCCTTTTCTGATGCCCTGCAGAAACATCCCAAAATGTTCTCAAAACTGTATATAAACATGATAAGGGCAGGCGAAGTCGGCGGTGTACTGGACGTCGTCCTGGATAAATTGAATGAGTTCCTTGAATCCTCAAGAGAGCTCAAGGAACATATTTTTTCTGCAATGATCTATCCGGCTATCCTGCTTATTACAGGCGGGTTCTCGATAATCATTCTTCTGGTCTATGTCCTTCCAAAATTCTCGATCATATTCAGCGAAATGGGCGCATCCCTGCCGCTGCCAACTCGGGCTCTTATCAAATTCAGCATTATCATGAAATCATACTGGTGGATAATCCTCTTGTCAGCCGTGGCAGGATGGGTTGCCTTCAGAAACTACATGCGGTCTGCGGATGGCAGGCACAGATGGGATGCTTTCAAGCTAAGACTCATCGGAGACGTAATCGTCAAGCTTGAAACAGCAAGGTTTACCAGGACCCTCGGCACACTTTTAAAAAGCGGGGTGCCCCTTCTTCAGGCATTGAAAAACGCAAAGGATATCATTAATAACCAGGTCATAGCCTTGACAATCGATGCGGTTACAAAAGGCGCAAAAGAGGGCAAGGGTATAGCAGGGCCATTATCCAATGCAAATGTTTTTCCTCCCCTTGCCCTGTCCATGATAAAGGTAGGCGAGGAGACGGGTCAACTCGATACAATGCTGCTGAAGGTCGCATCCACATACGAAAAGGGTCTCAAAACTGCCATGAAAAGGTTCATAGGATTTCTCGAACCGGCACTGATCCTGGGCATGGGGCTGATCATAGGATTCATCGTTCTTTCGATGCTGATGGGCATATTCAGCATGACTGACCTGCCGTTATAA